A window of Bacillus sp. SM2101 contains these coding sequences:
- a CDS encoding glycosyl hydrolase family 18 protein produces the protein MSRLETYKEKKTKTPYIVMGLSISLIMIVSSILLYIYLLPSTESVEYFQAENDIIFEGEMMSTAYVVDDAIYFPFSFIQEEIDSSIVFDENSNSIIITTSNKVLQLPSESLTYFINEEPFKLEVPALVTEAGDRYINIDQILQIYPIEVKLNDETSAIIVQKHGQTLLTGVVKDKLNEHESRLRVEPSLKSKYVAELDGNESIVIEKDDHSEYYFIRKENGIAGYIKKNSISLNKPTTVNLSRDLRAEQRMLIDGPINLTWEAVYSKNPDTSTMPQMDGLNVVSPTWFSLKNNEGDVTNLGSTAYSEWAKQRNYQVWAVFSNDFDPEKTHEAFKDFDTRQKIIRQILQYSQMYELDGINIDIENVNLEDGPLVTQFVREATPYLHEAGLVVSMDVTFISESENWSKFYEREKLADVVDYMMVMAYDEHWASSPIAGSVASFPWVENNLERILEVIPNDRLILGVPLYTRIWEEKENDNGEIEVSSKAHSIEFVLEWMNERNLEPAYDEKSGQYYVEYMDEKEQAMYKIWIENDYSLQKRAQIVHSYQLAGIATWARTFGNEGAWTALSDSLKHIQVTQK, from the coding sequence ATGTCAAGGCTTGAAACCTATAAAGAGAAAAAAACTAAAACACCCTATATTGTAATGGGATTAAGTATATCTTTAATTATGATAGTATCTAGTATTTTATTATATATTTATTTATTACCTTCAACAGAAAGTGTTGAATACTTTCAGGCGGAAAATGACATTATTTTTGAAGGCGAGATGATGTCTACTGCGTATGTTGTTGATGACGCAATTTATTTCCCATTTTCATTTATTCAAGAAGAAATAGATTCTTCTATTGTTTTTGATGAAAACTCGAACTCTATTATTATTACTACGAGTAATAAAGTTTTACAGCTTCCTTCAGAGTCGTTAACTTATTTTATAAATGAAGAACCATTTAAGTTAGAGGTACCTGCTTTAGTTACAGAAGCAGGTGATCGTTATATTAATATTGATCAAATATTACAAATATATCCAATAGAAGTGAAACTGAATGATGAAACATCCGCTATTATTGTTCAAAAACACGGTCAAACATTGTTAACAGGTGTTGTAAAAGATAAATTAAATGAGCATGAATCAAGATTGAGGGTAGAGCCATCTCTTAAGTCAAAATACGTTGCGGAGTTAGATGGAAATGAATCTATTGTTATTGAAAAAGATGATCATAGTGAATATTACTTCATCAGAAAGGAAAACGGGATTGCAGGGTATATTAAAAAGAATTCGATAAGTTTAAACAAACCGACGACGGTTAATTTATCGAGAGATTTGCGTGCAGAACAAAGAATGTTAATAGATGGGCCTATAAATTTAACTTGGGAAGCTGTGTACTCTAAAAATCCTGATACATCAACAATGCCACAGATGGACGGTTTAAATGTAGTTTCTCCCACTTGGTTTTCGCTGAAAAATAATGAGGGAGATGTTACAAATTTGGGATCTACGGCATATTCCGAATGGGCTAAACAACGTAATTATCAAGTATGGGCTGTATTTTCTAACGATTTTGACCCTGAAAAAACCCATGAAGCATTTAAAGATTTTGATACAAGACAAAAAATTATTCGCCAAATACTTCAATACAGTCAAATGTATGAGCTAGATGGCATCAACATTGACATTGAAAATGTTAATTTGGAAGATGGACCACTCGTCACACAATTTGTAAGAGAAGCAACACCTTACTTGCATGAAGCAGGGCTAGTAGTAAGCATGGATGTTACTTTTATATCTGAAAGTGAGAATTGGTCTAAGTTTTATGAAAGAGAAAAGCTAGCCGATGTTGTCGATTATATGATGGTTATGGCGTATGATGAACACTGGGCATCGTCACCTATTGCAGGTAGTGTAGCAAGTTTTCCTTGGGTGGAAAATAATCTAGAAAGAATACTAGAAGTGATTCCTAACGACAGATTAATTTTAGGTGTCCCACTATATACACGAATATGGGAAGAGAAAGAGAATGATAATGGTGAAATAGAAGTATCTTCAAAGGCGCATTCTATTGAATTTGTCCTTGAGTGGATGAATGAACGTAATTTAGAACCAGCATATGACGAAAAATCTGGACAATACTACGTCGAATATATGGATGAAAAAGAACAAGCAATGTATAAAATTTGGATTGAAAATGACTATTCATTACAAAAGAGAGCTCAAATTGTACATTCGTATCAGCTGGCAGGTATAGCTACTTGGGCTAGAACGTTTGGTAATGAAGGTGCTTGGACTGCCCTTTCTGACTCGTTAAAACATATCCAAGTCACGCAAAAGTAA
- the plsY gene encoding glycerol-3-phosphate 1-O-acyltransferase PlsY, protein MSEVMIIVIAYLLGSIPFGLIVGKIGYNIDIREHGSGNLGGTNTFRVLGKKAGIIVTLGDILKGTLAALLPFLIEVDIHPLLIGLFASVGHMFPVFAKFKGGKAVATSGGVLLGYQPLTFLFAVIVFFLLLIMTRYVSLSSMLAGVLTVFYSFYTKDVPLIIVVSVLTIFIIYRHRANISRLINKTEPKAKLW, encoded by the coding sequence ATGTCAGAAGTAATGATTATTGTAATTGCATATCTATTAGGTTCCATCCCATTTGGGCTTATAGTTGGAAAAATAGGGTATAATATAGACATACGTGAACATGGGAGTGGAAATTTAGGGGGTACTAACACCTTTCGTGTATTGGGGAAAAAAGCTGGGATAATCGTAACTCTGGGTGATATTTTAAAAGGAACGTTAGCTGCACTACTGCCTTTTCTCATTGAAGTTGATATTCACCCACTATTAATCGGATTATTCGCATCAGTCGGTCATATGTTTCCAGTATTTGCAAAGTTTAAAGGTGGTAAAGCAGTAGCGACATCGGGAGGTGTTCTGCTAGGTTATCAGCCGTTGACTTTCTTGTTCGCTGTAATCGTATTCTTTCTTCTTTTGATTATGACAAGATATGTTTCACTCTCCTCTATGCTTGCAGGTGTTTTAACAGTCTTTTATAGCTTTTATACAAAAGATGTTCCGTTAATTATCGTAGTTAGTGTTTTAACAATATTTATTATTTATCGCCATAGAGCTAATATATCGCGACTAATTAATAAAACAGAACCAAAAGCAAAATTATGGTAA
- a CDS encoding CoA-binding protein, whose product MAIEIPNREELGEILKKSKRVAVVGLSANPEKTSYKVSKVMQDAGYEIIPVNPTVNEVLGVKAVKSLQEIEGHVDIVNVFRRSEKLYDVAKEFVEIDADVFWAQLGLINEEAYHFLNDKGYTVVMDRCIKVEYVATK is encoded by the coding sequence ATGGCAATTGAAATTCCAAATCGAGAAGAATTGGGAGAAATCTTAAAAAAAAGTAAACGGGTTGCGGTTGTTGGTCTCTCTGCCAATCCAGAAAAAACATCCTACAAAGTTAGTAAAGTTATGCAGGATGCAGGATATGAAATCATCCCAGTCAATCCAACTGTTAATGAAGTATTAGGTGTCAAAGCAGTGAAATCTCTTCAAGAGATTGAAGGTCATGTAGATATCGTTAATGTATTTCGTCGGTCAGAGAAACTTTATGACGTTGCAAAGGAATTTGTAGAAATAGATGCTGATGTTTTTTGGGCTCAATTAGGACTTATTAATGAAGAAGCATATCATTTTTTAAATGATAAAGGATACACTGTTGTTATGGATAGGTGTATTAAAGTTGAATATGTTGCTACAAAGTAA